GGACATTGTAGGAAGCGGGAGTCGGCGTCAGCTGAGACGTTGGATTGTTACTTGCCCGGTTCGCTTCCTTGCGGTAGCGTGAAGTCGATGGAGCAGCGGGGGGCGTCGGAGCCGCCAGCGCCTGCCGCGCCGGCGAGGCCCCAGCCAAGGCCCGAGTTCGAGGTCGTCCGCCAGCCGGTCGCCCAGACCGGGGGCCTGACCGTCGACGGCCTGGTCAAGAGCTTCGATCAGGTCACCGCGGTCGACCGCCTCTCGATGACGGTGCGGCCTGGAGAGATCCTTGCCCTACTGGGCCCGAACGGGGCGGGCAAGACAACCACCTTGCTGTGCCTGGCCGGGCTGCTCCGGCCCGACGCCGGGACGATCGCCTGGGAGGGCCGGCGGCTGGGTTTCGAACGCACCCGCCAGATGGCGCTCATCCCGGAGACGCCCGAGGTCTACGAGATGCTGACCGTCTGGGAGCATCTGGTCTTCGTCGCTCGCAGTTGCAAGGTCGATGCCTCCTGGCGTGCCAACGGCGAGCGCCTGCTCGAGCGGCTGGACCTGGCCGACAAGCGCGATGCGCTGGGCGACGCCCTTTCCAAGGGGATGCGCCAGAAGCTGCTGATTGCCTGCGCCGTGCTGGCGAGGACGCCTGTCCTCCTCCTGGATGAGCCCATGATCGGTCTCGACCCGAGAGGCCAGCGAGAGCTCCACGACATCCTGGTCGAGATCCGCGGGCAGGGTGGCG
This DNA window, taken from Candidatus Dormiibacterota bacterium, encodes the following:
- a CDS encoding ABC transporter ATP-binding protein; its protein translation is MEQRGASEPPAPAAPARPQPRPEFEVVRQPVAQTGGLTVDGLVKSFDQVTAVDRLSMTVRPGEILALLGPNGAGKTTTLLCLAGLLRPDAGTIAWEGRRLGFERTRQMALIPETPEVYEMLTVWEHLVFVARSCKVDASWRANGERLLERLDLADKRDALGDALSKGMRQKLLIACAVLARTPVLLLDEPMIGLDPRGQRELHDILVEIRGQGGAIVVSTHLLEYIDTLCDRIVILKKGRAILSGGLDEIRHQRDNRNLEDIFLEVTR